One window from the genome of Zerene cesonia ecotype Mississippi chromosome 1, Zerene_cesonia_1.1, whole genome shotgun sequence encodes:
- the LOC119840676 gene encoding polycomb group protein Psc-like yields the protein MVTSNKQTEKKVVKMTAQINNAVAPHRTLLGEVNEHITCPLCRGYYIDATTIVECLHSFCRSCIIKHLQVKKYCPVCEMMINSAKPNIKLDKALQDIVYKLVPGLFQKEMERRQQFYSSRPGPAASATPEQRGEDTERIIFSPEDVISFSLEYSDVTDTDSISSKSSDSNESQSTSTTARRYLQCPAVVNISHLKKFLSMKFDIDSTQFAIDILYKRVPLPDYYTLMDIAYIYNWKRNEPMRFFYQIIDYVAIRNRLFDLNRKGSQLHDKKAIPAVAEDTHANSPITNTNDLASEASSGADSPMLDENNARKSNDTSKKCNNYTEHHKANQEASSNQRSNSPVKKNDDEDEKSQFLNSFELTAKNSSASSKTSPTKNLSDNAATENKITTTNTLKNEDSLKRKFQIGNNLPEMKKVKIEIEKAKIPVSQNVSSSNTNLKTIGINDKNLKNTEQSKTVDNSPKGTQSGSSIVNSTMTSKDSKQSANLPKQADGVGQKRTIADTSNNLTPKRKPELMSTSPSLQKTVSPLKIQLSKTDSPSLINNKSNETPKGVSKKIPDLKPSTTGAAATSKSHISGKLRMDLLANNSDPTIDRSKILSQVKTSVPTSGQNTGDNLKSLFDSCKINIPSSLSITLTDQKSPSDLPISEQKKNIINKNLMNSSNNSNHKAPSPPVHNYIEIKKLPDTDTKKTTKTESVSDTKPNIQKSDNTAMTPKLNKSSETSAKGPIPNLKPIADTKLAKQTGNSSAPITFQQTFEQQLQSLQTDTKVKVPKNKAQVPKLVPATPKAFSAANKLNNVNSKVPTGVSSGENKTTAALDLSTPHSIQSQLGPQQTKAFETMQSIANLAKKQNLPPKSIPLTLSQDMFPTVSRRPITTSSTLRIPSGNNNTHVKLEKPPANMSQLSSRQEMPKQISAHKSLNQIQATVSNIPSPNYQGAQPSNTSTQPSPQSQTRSPSSSPKLVIAEEKQTSSASSDQNQSNTPLHPQLSNMFAPRCESPKDSHSHTKPGLKPMKPLIPTSKLSSIRQPITPSLNTNTAMSSQADYLSHAIFRHQMEMQSAWLKAQRQYDILKNMPNMAIPSQNEFNNKDKQ from the coding sequence ATGGTTACTTCTAATAAACAAACGGaaaaaaaagttgtaaaaATGACTGCACAAATCAACAACGCTGTTGCCCCTCACAGAACTCTCTTGGGTGAAGTAAATGAGCATATAACATGTCCTTTATGTCGCGGTTATTATATCGATGCTACTACAATCGTTGAATGTTTGCATTCTTTTTGTCGTAGTTGTATTATAAAGCATCTtcaggtaaaaaaatattgcccAGTATGTGAAATGATGATAAATTCAGCAAAACCTAATATCAAACTGGATAAGGCGCTTCAAGATATAGTTTACAAATTGGTACCAGGCCTATTCCAAAAAGAAATGGAACGTCGCCAGCAATTTTATTCTTCTCGTCCCGGTCCAGCGGCATCAGCGACTCCAGAACAACGAGGTGAAGACACTGAGAGAATTATATTTAGTCCAGAAGATGTCATTTCATTTTCCTTAGAATACTCTGATGTAACAGATACTGACAGCATCTCTAGTAAATCATCTGATAGTAATGAATCACAATCAACATCAACAACTGCAAGAAGGTACTTGCAATGTCCTGCTGTTGTAAATATTAGTCATCTAAAGAAATTTCTcagtatgaaatttgatattgatAGTACACAATTTGCTattgatattttgtacaaaagagTACCATTGCCAGACTACTATACATTAATGGACATTGCTTACATCTATAACTGGAAAAGAAATGAACCTATGCGATTTTTTTACCAAATTATTGACTATGTTGCAATTCGGAAtagattatttgatttaaataggAAGGGGTCTCAATTGCATGATAAGAAAGCTATCCCTGCTGTTGCAGAAGATACACATGCCAACAGCCCTATAACTAACACAAATGACCTTGCATCTGAAGCCTCTTCAGGTGCTGATAGCCCTATGTTAGATGAAAACAATGCTAGAAAATCAAATGACACTTCAAAAAagtgtaataattatactgAACATCATAAAGCAAACCAAGAAGCAAGCTCTAACCAGAGGAGTAATTCACCTGTAAAGaaaaatgatgatgaagatgaaaAATCACAATTCCTTAATTCTTTTGAATTAACTGCTAAGAATAGCTCAGCGTCTTCCAAAACATCTCCCACCAAAAATTTATCAGATAATGCAgcaactgaaaataaaattacaaccaCTAACACATTAAAGAATGAAGATTCACTAAAACGAAAGTTCCAAATTGGAAACAATCTACCAGAAATGAAAAAGGTAAAAATTGAGATTGAAAAAGCGAAAATACCAGTATCTCAAAATGTTTCATCATCTAataccaatttaaaaacaatcggTATCAATgacaagaatttaaaaaatacagagCAAAGTAAAACAGTAGATAATTCCCCAAAAGGCACACAATCAGGAAGTAGTATAGTAAATAGTACTATGACATCAAAGGATTCAAAACAGTCGGCTAATTTACCAAAACAAGCTGATGGTGTAGGGCAGAAAAGAACCATAGCTGATACCTCCAATAATCTTACACCAAAACGGAAACCAGAACTGATGTCAACATCTCCTTCACTACAGAAAACTGTTTCACCTCTTAAAATTCAGTTATCTAAGACAGATTCCccatcattaataaataataaatcgaatGAAACTCCAAAAGGAGTTTCCAAGAAGATACCTGATTTAAAACCCAGCACAACAGGAGCAGCAGCTACTAGCAAAAGTCATATTTCAGGAAAATTAAGAATGGATCTTTTAGCAAATAATAGTGATCCCACTATTGATcgaagtaaaattttatctcaAGTTAAAACATCAGTGCCTACCAGTGGGCAAAATACAGGAGATAATctaaaatcattatttgactcttgtaaaattaatatacccTCTTCATTATCAATAACCCTAACTGATCAAAAGAGCCCTTCTGATTTACCAATTTctgaacaaaagaaaaatattatcaataagaACCTCATGAATTCAAGCAACAATTCTAATCATAAAGCACCCAGTCCTCcagtacataattatattgaaataaagaaacttCCTGATACTGATACAAAAAAGACAACAAAAACAGAGAGTGTATCAGATACAAAACCAAATATCCAAAAATCAGACAATACTGCAATGAcacctaaattaaataaaagtagtgAAACATCTGCTAAAGGACcaataccaaatttaaaaccAATTGCTGATACTAAATTGGCTAAACAAACTGGAAATTCATCTGCACCTATAACATTTCAACAGACTTTTGAACAACAATTACAATCTCTTCAAACAGATACGAAAGTGAAAGTGCCCAAAAATAAGGCCCAGGTTCCAAAACTTGTACCAGCCACACCAAAAGCTTTTAGTGCagcgaataaattaaataatgttaattcaaAGGTTCCAACCGGTGTCTCTTCAGGAGAAAACAAAACCACAGCTGCTCTTGATTTATCAACTCCTCACAGTATTCAAAGCCAATTAGGTCCTCAACAAACAAAAGCTTTTGAAACAATGCAGTCCATTGCTAATTtagcaaaaaaacaaaacttaccACCTAAGTCAATTCCTTTGACTTTATCACAAGATATGTTTCCAACTGTATCTAGAAGACCTATTACTACTTCCTCAACATTAAGAATTCCCTCAGGTAATAACAATACTCATGTAAAGTTAGAGAAGCCTCCTGCTAATATGTCTCAGTTAAGTAGTAGGCAAGAAATGCCCAAACAAATAAGTGCTCACAAATCATTAAATCAAATTCAGGCTACAGTATCCAATATACCTTCACCTAATTATCAAGGAGCTCAGCCATCAAACACTTCTACACAACCATCACCACAATCTCAAACACGTTCACCAAGCTCATCACCAAAATTGGTAATAGCGGAAGAAAAGCAAACAAGTAGTGCATCTTCAGACCAGAATCAATCTAACACACCACTGCACCCCCAGTTATCAAATATGTTCGCACCTCGATGCGAGTCTCCTAAAGACTCACACAGCCATACAAAGCCAGGTCTAAAACCAATGAAACCTTTAATACCTACAAGTAAATTATCTTCTATTCGCCAACCCATAACTCcttcattaaatacaaatactgCAATGAGCTCCCAAGCTGATTATTTATCGCATGCCATATTCAGGCATCAAATGGAAATGCAAAGTGCTTGGTTAAAAGCACAGCGACAAtacgatatattaaaaaacatgccTAATATGGCAATACCAAgtcaaaatgaatttaataataaagacaaaCAGTAG